Proteins co-encoded in one Archangium lipolyticum genomic window:
- a CDS encoding Ig-like domain-containing protein produces MRLSPLWLSVIFFALAGCGGNDDPPVEPQLFVDRDSIGFGQEYGTGAYVNQQISESLYIENTGQQTLEITEVTKSGASQFTMTLPPELAKGEPMRLEYGKRAFIQVDFKPTQAKKFEGKLLIKSNAANAPEKEIAISGVGYNP; encoded by the coding sequence ATGCGTCTGAGTCCCTTGTGGCTGTCCGTCATCTTCTTCGCTCTGGCGGGTTGTGGTGGAAACGACGACCCGCCCGTGGAGCCCCAGCTCTTCGTGGACCGGGACAGCATCGGCTTCGGACAGGAGTACGGCACCGGGGCGTACGTGAACCAGCAGATCTCCGAGTCGCTCTACATCGAGAACACCGGCCAGCAGACGCTGGAGATCACCGAGGTGACGAAGTCGGGCGCCAGCCAGTTCACCATGACCCTGCCCCCGGAGCTCGCCAAGGGCGAGCCGATGCGGCTCGAGTATGGCAAGCGCGCCTTCATCCAGGTGGACTTCAAGCCCACCCAGGCGAAGAAGTTCGAGGGCAAGCTCCTCATCAAGTCCAACGCCGCCAACGCGCCGGAGAAGGAGATCGCCATCTCCGGCGTGGGCTACAACCCGTGA
- a CDS encoding MXAN_6652 family MXYO-CTERM-anchored protein, whose product MKFLSYCAAGVVATSLLSTSAFATPNGVSINGYSGKSGATCTACHAAGAAVPTVEITGPETLTAGQTAQYSLIITGGPAKTGGANIALSNTEATLAPATGSGLKPQSGELVQSTPKAFSDNKVQFDFTVTAPNSAGTLTIFAAGNSSNAANGNAGDGVATTKRDVTVTAGGTAPGGEEEPGGCSSTGGAPALMFVLAAAGVTLLRRRHG is encoded by the coding sequence ATGAAGTTCCTGTCGTATTGCGCTGCGGGTGTCGTCGCGACGAGCCTGCTGTCCACGTCGGCTTTCGCTACGCCCAACGGCGTCAGCATCAACGGCTACTCGGGCAAGTCGGGCGCGACGTGCACCGCCTGCCACGCCGCTGGCGCCGCCGTGCCCACCGTCGAGATCACCGGTCCCGAGACGCTCACCGCAGGCCAGACGGCCCAGTACTCGCTCATCATCACCGGAGGTCCCGCCAAGACGGGCGGTGCCAACATCGCGCTGAGCAACACGGAGGCGACGCTCGCGCCGGCCACCGGCTCGGGGCTGAAGCCGCAGAGCGGTGAGCTCGTCCAGTCCACGCCCAAGGCCTTCAGCGACAACAAGGTCCAGTTCGACTTCACGGTGACGGCGCCCAACTCGGCCGGCACGCTCACCATTTTCGCCGCCGGCAACTCGTCCAACGCGGCCAACGGCAACGCTGGCGACGGTGTGGCGACCACGAAGCGGGACGTGACCGTCACCGCGGGTGGAACGGCGCCCGGCGGCGAGGAGGAGCCCGGTGGCTGCTCTTCCACGGGTGGTGCGCCCGCGCTGATGTTCGTGCTGGCCGCGGCCGGGGTGACCCTGCTCCGCCGCCGCCACGGCTGA
- the mtsD gene encoding cell-cell cohesion protein MtsD: MRRLKLQSLLVAGLLALSGCTDTLVEPLSQEQSNVDDRLTLKGRVCSSTPDPSGFPVKVVIVIDQSGSMCVSDPPGSQEGTGFCQRPEILALGQGTDEPARVRALRRLVRQFRAQPNVQVSVVPFETNIRNPWPGSTGNRFARPTTASGIDTYIGGLQSQLGKGTDYQGALAEAYKVISGDITDVAKTRPAELPRTRYVVVFLTDGTPYPRCSANDSLGQYASPDQPDLTWEDSASAREFCNLMDPADPDAITGYIAGTDRNQNFQLFSYVRQLMELKEQHNVGDIRMHTVLLFNEESVRLCGPICQDLYGVYPGVDPARYPQEAKKISSWLLKRFAEMGGGVYQEFNNRTEISELGLGALDYSSFASRNVMKTLMVQSLSAVPGLESREPDSDGDGVADTQDNGFSLGTNTFTEDSDGDCFGDGFEVLRSDQGFKAANTKDTRGCDPQSPLTPSCRCADTDGDGLSQYAEAYLKTHSGIVDSDGDGVPDQLESRYGLDPLAPNASGIDTDGDGIPDELELRSESNPTRRDRAFYERQGYQYEVEAEVQSNGRVCYDFTVSNLQLVTPPSRAGMQQGFNLFKVWFAEAPESGVATDYGVWRTACAWAQYAPPSVRAPLGPELTLEDGNFVRPDQLNEDTEYRNRCVGARP; the protein is encoded by the coding sequence ATGCGCCGCCTGAAACTCCAGTCGCTGCTCGTGGCGGGCCTCCTGGCCCTGTCGGGCTGCACCGATACGCTCGTCGAGCCGCTCTCGCAGGAGCAGTCCAACGTCGATGACCGGCTCACCCTCAAGGGCCGGGTGTGCTCCAGCACGCCCGACCCGAGCGGCTTCCCGGTGAAGGTGGTCATCGTCATCGACCAGTCCGGCAGTATGTGCGTGTCCGACCCGCCGGGCTCGCAGGAAGGCACCGGCTTCTGCCAGCGTCCGGAGATCCTCGCCCTCGGGCAGGGCACCGACGAGCCCGCGCGGGTGCGGGCCCTTCGCCGGCTGGTGCGGCAGTTCCGTGCGCAGCCCAACGTGCAGGTCTCCGTCGTCCCCTTCGAGACGAACATCCGCAACCCCTGGCCCGGCAGCACGGGCAACCGCTTCGCCCGGCCCACCACCGCCTCCGGCATCGACACGTACATCGGCGGGTTGCAGAGCCAGCTGGGCAAGGGCACGGACTACCAGGGCGCGCTCGCCGAGGCCTACAAGGTCATCTCCGGTGACATCACCGACGTGGCGAAGACGCGCCCCGCGGAGCTGCCGCGCACCCGCTACGTCGTCGTCTTCCTCACCGACGGCACGCCGTACCCGCGCTGCTCGGCCAACGACTCCCTCGGCCAGTACGCCTCGCCGGATCAGCCGGATCTGACGTGGGAGGACTCGGCCAGCGCGCGCGAGTTCTGCAACCTGATGGACCCGGCGGATCCGGATGCCATCACCGGCTACATCGCGGGCACGGACCGCAACCAGAACTTCCAGCTCTTCAGCTACGTGCGGCAGCTCATGGAGCTCAAGGAGCAGCACAACGTGGGCGACATCCGCATGCACACGGTGCTCCTCTTCAACGAGGAGTCCGTGCGCCTGTGCGGCCCCATCTGCCAGGACCTGTACGGCGTCTACCCGGGCGTGGACCCGGCCCGCTATCCGCAGGAGGCCAAGAAGATCTCCTCCTGGCTGCTCAAGCGCTTCGCGGAGATGGGCGGCGGCGTGTACCAGGAGTTCAACAACAGGACGGAGATCTCCGAGCTGGGCCTGGGCGCGCTGGACTACTCGTCCTTCGCCTCGCGCAACGTGATGAAGACGCTGATGGTGCAGTCGCTCTCCGCGGTCCCGGGCCTGGAGTCGCGCGAGCCGGACAGCGACGGGGACGGGGTGGCGGACACCCAGGACAACGGCTTCTCCCTGGGCACCAACACCTTCACGGAGGACAGTGACGGAGACTGCTTCGGCGACGGCTTCGAGGTGCTGCGCTCGGACCAGGGCTTCAAGGCGGCCAACACCAAGGACACGCGCGGGTGCGATCCTCAATCCCCGCTGACGCCCAGCTGCCGGTGCGCGGACACGGATGGCGATGGCCTCTCCCAGTACGCCGAGGCGTACCTGAAGACGCACTCGGGTATCGTGGACAGTGACGGCGACGGCGTGCCGGACCAGCTGGAATCCCGCTACGGGTTGGATCCGCTTGCCCCCAACGCGTCCGGCATCGACACGGACGGGGATGGGATTCCGGACGAGCTGGAGCTGCGCTCGGAGAGCAACCCCACGCGGCGGGACCGGGCCTTCTACGAGCGGCAGGGCTACCAGTACGAGGTCGAGGCCGAGGTGCAGTCCAACGGCCGCGTCTGCTACGACTTCACCGTCTCCAACCTGCAGCTCGTCACGCCGCCCTCGCGCGCGGGCATGCAGCAGGGCTTCAACCTCTTCAAGGTGTGGTTCGCCGAGGCGCCCGAGAGTGGCGTGGCCACCGACTACGGTGTCTGGCGCACCGCCTGTGCCTGGGCCCAGTACGCGCCGCCGAGCGTGCGCGCGCCGCTCGGCCCCGAGCTGACGCTGGAGGACGGCAACTTCGTGAGACCGGACCAACTCAACGAGGACACCGAGTACCGCAACCGCTGCGTGGGAGCCCGTCCATGA
- a CDS encoding carboxypeptidase regulatory-like domain-containing protein — MRKPLILLTVLVGMGLGVFLSARSGGPGGTEERHSAKVASTAGTTPRPKSPEAMGAHAGSTPSLAQVPTQEDGALEVEVVASEQPVPGASVRLYWRGARDPSLDEVSWWLASTGLTDAKGRVRLASRPGSYLVAVHARSHAVLRRDVVRPLGEALTHLRLTLEAGQSLTGRTVARRTNEPLPLVELVLTAHGLELEDWRRADAPAEERVYASSDERGNFRVDGLASGDYQVEARAPGYAGTVLHHVKVPAVGPLTVALQGAGVIEGFVEDARGRPASGAEVKVSGSTPQVVTTGEGGGFSVEVEAGLHVLSARRGDEAGSLDKPVVVSAGKTARGVRLRLGPGATLEGRVVAKASGAPVAGAHVDVSPLGNTADSGRAVTDEAGHFSVSGLAPGSYDVVVNAPGFAQLIRRGPTVAPGERFRLELQLTGSGAVEGHVRDAAGQPVAGALVVGGKEGNAPAETRTNAEGAYRIEGLSTGNQYFRARREEASLGTTRPVEVTEGGTARLDFTLEETGTVEGVVRAASGTLPSEPLSVKVFAMDQNGDGTPDMSQTGVDAAGNFRLTLPAGSYRMHARLPQRPSSAPLTPKLVQVEAGKTVRAELLWKEYTHNEYSVQGIVLEPDGMPSPGAQVSLNIRGWSFPMTVLADEEGRFTFYPHPRKELSEARATVGASNGTRSGESSDVRLGKQDVVVKLRTSATVRGRVVRTSGQPVRKFSLLSQPLDWAGSIDHREGEFQGDRFELRDVPATPTMLVARTEDGARGEARITPGHEASAEVVLTLKAAAGIRGRVVEEDTKQPVANAYVSVKSQSNGNLYERSSPDGRFLLEGLAAGEYSLQVAIDTFRSIEREVALVEGKVLDLGDLALPAPRTSAGTIGAYVSISDDEPVFFKVVPGSPAARAGLRIGDTLLAVDGTPVTDGHKAFQLLHGEPGSTVVLEVRSAGTVRTVSVTRAP, encoded by the coding sequence ATGCGCAAGCCGTTGATTCTGCTAACCGTCCTGGTGGGGATGGGTCTCGGGGTCTTCCTTTCCGCGCGCTCCGGAGGACCGGGCGGCACGGAGGAGCGCCACTCCGCGAAGGTCGCGAGCACCGCGGGCACGACACCGCGGCCGAAAAGCCCCGAGGCCATGGGTGCGCACGCGGGCAGTACACCGTCGCTGGCCCAGGTGCCCACCCAAGAGGACGGAGCACTGGAGGTGGAGGTGGTCGCGAGCGAGCAGCCCGTGCCCGGCGCCAGCGTACGGCTGTACTGGCGCGGCGCGCGCGACCCGAGCCTCGACGAGGTGTCCTGGTGGCTGGCGAGCACCGGCCTCACGGATGCGAAGGGACGCGTGCGGCTCGCCTCGCGGCCCGGAAGTTACCTGGTGGCGGTACACGCGCGAAGCCACGCGGTGCTGAGGCGCGACGTGGTGCGCCCCCTGGGCGAGGCCCTCACCCACCTGCGCCTCACGCTGGAGGCGGGACAGTCCCTCACCGGCCGCACGGTGGCGCGGAGGACGAACGAGCCACTGCCCCTGGTGGAGCTGGTGCTCACGGCGCACGGCCTCGAGCTGGAGGACTGGCGCCGCGCCGATGCTCCCGCCGAGGAGCGCGTATACGCATCGAGTGACGAGCGCGGGAACTTCCGCGTGGACGGGCTCGCCTCCGGTGACTACCAGGTGGAAGCACGGGCACCGGGGTATGCCGGGACGGTGCTGCACCATGTGAAGGTGCCCGCAGTGGGGCCGCTGACGGTGGCCCTCCAGGGGGCGGGCGTCATCGAGGGCTTCGTCGAGGACGCGCGGGGCCGCCCGGCCTCGGGCGCCGAGGTGAAGGTGAGCGGAAGCACGCCCCAGGTGGTCACCACCGGCGAAGGCGGTGGCTTCTCCGTCGAGGTGGAGGCAGGCCTCCACGTCCTCTCCGCGCGGCGCGGCGACGAGGCGGGCTCGCTGGACAAGCCCGTCGTCGTGAGCGCGGGGAAGACGGCACGCGGTGTGCGGTTGCGGCTCGGACCGGGCGCGACGCTGGAGGGCCGCGTGGTGGCGAAGGCCTCGGGCGCTCCCGTGGCGGGCGCCCATGTCGATGTCAGCCCCCTGGGCAACACCGCGGACTCGGGCCGGGCGGTGACGGATGAAGCGGGCCACTTCTCCGTGAGCGGACTGGCCCCCGGCAGCTACGACGTGGTGGTGAACGCCCCGGGTTTCGCCCAGCTCATCCGGCGCGGGCCGACGGTGGCACCGGGTGAGCGCTTCCGGCTCGAGCTCCAGCTCACGGGCTCCGGCGCCGTGGAGGGCCACGTCCGGGACGCCGCCGGCCAGCCCGTGGCGGGCGCGCTGGTGGTGGGCGGAAAGGAGGGCAACGCCCCCGCCGAGACCCGTACCAATGCCGAGGGCGCCTACCGCATCGAAGGGCTCTCCACCGGCAACCAGTACTTCCGCGCCAGACGGGAGGAAGCGTCGCTCGGAACGACCCGGCCCGTGGAGGTGACGGAGGGCGGCACGGCGCGGCTGGACTTCACCCTGGAGGAGACGGGCACCGTGGAGGGCGTGGTGCGAGCGGCGTCAGGGACCCTCCCCTCCGAACCGTTGTCGGTGAAGGTCTTCGCAATGGATCAGAACGGCGATGGAACGCCAGACATGAGCCAGACCGGGGTCGACGCGGCCGGCAACTTCCGGCTGACCCTGCCAGCGGGCAGCTACCGCATGCACGCGCGCCTCCCGCAACGCCCGTCCTCGGCCCCTCTAACGCCGAAGCTGGTGCAGGTGGAAGCGGGAAAGACCGTCCGGGCGGAGCTGCTCTGGAAGGAGTACACGCACAACGAATATAGCGTCCAGGGCATCGTCCTCGAACCGGATGGCATGCCCTCTCCGGGGGCCCAGGTCTCTCTGAACATCCGTGGCTGGAGCTTCCCGATGACGGTGCTCGCGGATGAGGAGGGCCGCTTCACCTTCTACCCGCACCCCAGGAAGGAGCTCTCCGAAGCCCGCGCCACGGTGGGGGCGAGCAATGGCACACGCAGCGGGGAGAGCTCGGACGTGAGGCTCGGGAAACAGGATGTGGTCGTGAAACTGCGGACTTCCGCCACCGTGCGCGGGCGGGTGGTACGTACCAGCGGGCAACCCGTGAGGAAATTCTCCCTGCTCAGCCAGCCCTTGGACTGGGCGGGCAGCATCGACCACAGAGAGGGGGAGTTCCAGGGCGACCGCTTCGAGCTGCGGGACGTGCCCGCCACCCCCACGATGCTGGTGGCACGAACGGAGGACGGCGCGCGCGGCGAGGCACGGATCACTCCCGGCCATGAGGCCTCGGCGGAGGTCGTGCTCACCCTGAAGGCCGCGGCGGGCATTCGGGGCCGGGTGGTGGAGGAAGACACGAAACAGCCCGTCGCCAACGCCTACGTCTCCGTCAAGAGCCAGAGCAACGGGAATCTCTACGAGAGAAGCAGCCCCGACGGACGATTCCTCCTCGAGGGACTGGCCGCGGGCGAGTACAGCCTGCAAGTCGCCATCGACACGTTCAGGAGCATCGAGCGCGAGGTGGCACTGGTGGAGGGAAAGGTGCTCGACCTGGGCGACCTCGCGCTCCCCGCCCCTCGAACAAGCGCCGGCACCATCGGAGCGTACGTGAGCATCAGCGACGACGAGCCGGTCTTCTTCAAGGTGGTACCGGGCAGCCCCGCGGCGCGCGCGGGACTGAGGATCGGCGACACCCTGCTGGCGGTGGATGGCACCCCGGTAACGGACGGCCACAAGGCCTTCCAGTTGCTCCATGGAGAGCCCGGCTCCACGGTGGTGCTCGAGGTGCGGAGCGCGGGCACGGTGCGGACCGTCTCCGTCACCCGCGCCCCCTGA
- a CDS encoding cell-cell cohesion protein MtsF, whose translation MSPSVRLRLLPLVFLVLTACPSQNPGDPSDAGEQEVPDLCNSREESLSSAECQLTFGQPLERYISFGGDSDWYSVEIPADAKPRSLVRVTAVYTTPITAVNLAVSLLDEEGSSAAPRQVDSHGQGQPRPIEFVIPVDRPDKRLSRLFLLLSDRDSNTSRPGFDARNPYTLTVELLDNPDDNEPNDTANKATPVTLANQGGILVGSGSGYLATAGDVDLFAFDVPAGKNIYVRLTAPNIPPPEPPPAYILSYRLLRPDGNAEFQDRVRTNVLAADLAAARRGGAAGRWQVEVRAWNSGTANETPPGDLRLKYTLEVKVLDEADSNDLSTGNDLPDRARLASLTATTSTPSAGRASFTGRLGTMGDKDWFAVEVASNTAPSVLRYRLVPLSSGGRFPPLPGLADRQVYVLTQVTGFSASDCVTKADVCPKGSGYGTDSTVRALVDGWCNNATPMCLRSSREESEYLPNLRNFGGALPVPSHTTTMRYYFLVQDEGTNWADDKDYRLEVEWVDDPDEASHPSEGMASPRPLVQMASDDAAATFPAPPTGAAFEVHGSISYGHGRLVGNDPVKGQGVRGPGDYETVTTDVDTFAFQLPGSGAERTWELQWEVGNLPDGGTPHGLALDLSFCDGDRLDGGVCTQVSTGTAGQPLTLAYRGEPLRAWHSPAGSLSNLQPLYKLERGATSTKVTVQPYACSCFEPRFLRGNTLKVAVSGVDRTDYGQADYTLRTAHTGYPKSYTTLDGGSASCPRPDGGTFADGGAVPGCFFTRQP comes from the coding sequence ATGTCCCCTTCCGTCCGACTGCGACTGCTGCCGCTCGTGTTCCTCGTGCTCACCGCCTGTCCCTCGCAGAACCCCGGCGACCCGTCGGACGCGGGCGAGCAGGAGGTGCCCGACCTCTGCAACTCCCGCGAGGAGTCGCTCTCCTCGGCCGAGTGCCAGCTCACGTTTGGCCAGCCGCTGGAGCGCTACATCTCCTTCGGGGGGGACAGCGACTGGTACAGCGTCGAGATCCCCGCGGACGCGAAGCCGCGCTCGCTGGTGCGTGTCACCGCCGTCTACACCACGCCCATCACCGCGGTGAACCTGGCCGTCAGCCTCCTGGATGAGGAGGGCTCCTCGGCGGCACCTCGCCAGGTGGACTCGCACGGCCAGGGCCAGCCCAGGCCCATCGAGTTCGTCATCCCCGTCGACCGGCCGGACAAGAGGCTGTCGCGGCTGTTCCTGCTGCTCTCGGACCGGGACTCCAACACGAGCCGTCCCGGTTTCGACGCGCGCAACCCGTACACCCTCACGGTGGAGTTGCTGGACAACCCGGACGACAACGAGCCCAACGACACGGCGAACAAGGCCACGCCGGTGACGCTGGCGAACCAGGGCGGCATCCTCGTGGGCAGCGGCTCCGGGTACCTGGCCACCGCCGGGGACGTGGACCTCTTCGCCTTCGACGTGCCGGCCGGGAAGAACATCTACGTCCGGCTGACGGCGCCGAACATCCCTCCGCCCGAGCCTCCTCCCGCCTACATCCTCTCCTACAGGCTGCTGCGTCCGGACGGTAACGCCGAGTTCCAGGATCGCGTGCGCACCAACGTGCTGGCCGCGGATCTGGCCGCCGCGCGCCGGGGAGGAGCGGCGGGAAGGTGGCAGGTGGAGGTGCGGGCCTGGAACAGCGGCACCGCCAACGAGACTCCGCCCGGAGACCTGCGCCTGAAGTACACGCTGGAGGTGAAGGTGCTGGACGAGGCCGATTCGAACGACCTCTCCACCGGCAACGACCTGCCGGACCGGGCCAGGCTTGCCTCCCTCACCGCCACGACGAGCACCCCCTCGGCGGGCAGGGCGTCCTTCACCGGACGCCTGGGGACGATGGGGGACAAGGACTGGTTCGCGGTGGAGGTGGCCTCCAACACCGCGCCCAGCGTGCTGCGCTACCGGCTGGTTCCCCTGTCCTCGGGGGGCCGCTTCCCGCCGCTGCCCGGCCTTGCGGACCGGCAGGTGTACGTCCTCACCCAGGTGACGGGCTTCTCCGCCTCCGACTGCGTCACCAAGGCGGACGTGTGCCCCAAGGGCAGTGGCTACGGGACGGACTCGACGGTGAGGGCGCTGGTGGATGGCTGGTGCAACAACGCCACGCCGATGTGCCTGCGCTCCTCGCGCGAGGAGTCCGAGTACCTCCCCAACCTGCGCAACTTCGGGGGCGCGCTGCCAGTGCCCTCGCACACCACCACCATGCGCTACTACTTCCTCGTCCAGGACGAGGGCACCAACTGGGCGGACGACAAGGACTACCGCCTGGAGGTGGAGTGGGTGGATGACCCGGACGAGGCCAGCCACCCCTCCGAGGGAATGGCGTCACCCCGGCCGCTGGTGCAGATGGCCAGCGATGATGCCGCCGCGACCTTCCCCGCGCCGCCCACCGGTGCGGCCTTCGAGGTGCACGGTTCCATCTCCTACGGCCACGGACGGCTCGTCGGGAACGATCCGGTGAAGGGGCAGGGCGTGCGCGGCCCCGGGGATTACGAGACCGTGACCACCGACGTGGACACCTTCGCGTTCCAGCTGCCCGGCTCCGGGGCCGAGCGCACCTGGGAGTTGCAGTGGGAGGTGGGCAACCTGCCCGATGGTGGCACGCCCCACGGGCTCGCGTTGGATCTGTCCTTCTGCGATGGAGATCGGTTGGACGGGGGCGTCTGCACGCAGGTGTCCACCGGCACTGCCGGGCAGCCGCTGACGCTCGCGTACCGCGGGGAGCCGCTGCGCGCCTGGCACTCGCCGGCCGGCAGCCTGAGCAACCTGCAGCCGCTGTACAAGCTGGAGCGGGGAGCCACGTCCACCAAGGTGACGGTGCAACCCTACGCCTGCTCCTGCTTCGAGCCGCGCTTCCTCCGGGGTAACACCCTCAAGGTGGCCGTGAGCGGTGTGGACCGGACGGACTACGGACAGGCGGATTACACGCTGCGCACCGCGCACACCGGCTATCCGAAGTCGTACACCACCCTGGACGGCGGTTCCGCCAGCTGCCCGCGCCCGGATGGGGGCACGTTCGCGGATGGCGGAGCGGTGCCGGGCTGCTTCTTCACCCGGCAGCCTTGA
- a CDS encoding VWA domain-containing protein has protein sequence MSRAVVAASLGLASVVAVVACTDAYLYDGRRDQEVPVDRAVALEGQVCTVGSNQVVRPIKIIAALDASQSMNVSDPDGTRATALVQLIDSLPKDDEVYLAVMVFAGSTSAYLTQSGAPPTVEDGFVRVSELDNNKRLNLVQRLLTYRNPDTSPNRDATDFVKPLADIYTLINRDISRSRLEPGGAQALAQARYSVIFLSDGRPTTDQDRDLLQGDAVVRIRQLKDLVEDVRVNTVHVFQPLQPVSTVCELLPDGTAGDGGCPMLLINQNAERLATMAALGGGNFRDFRNDEPINFLDFRFGQVRRSFLLKELVASNFSAPSGSPLGEADTDGDGLTDAREAEVRTDIAKADTDGDGFSDGVEVHFRALGVDFNPLGYARPDGGGLDPGCPPSLRGVDSDCDGLLDCDEQFIGTNSERVDSDRDGIPDGVEWLGGTQGASNDLEQDPDNDGVVSRSELRMHTSPVDVDTANLSTDGYRYTMKAAGPPDDLGRQCYDFRVDNVLLAPTQGDTDDAGTVLRGAGYNDLYLSAAMIPADDPTARTMVRHFRFQGARYPLGGIKSPVDGVIRVTPEDFVDGCPGRPVPTTP, from the coding sequence ATGAGCCGGGCCGTGGTCGCGGCGTCACTGGGGCTGGCCTCCGTGGTGGCGGTGGTGGCCTGCACGGACGCCTACCTCTATGACGGGCGGAGGGATCAGGAGGTGCCGGTGGACCGTGCCGTCGCCCTCGAGGGGCAGGTGTGCACGGTGGGCTCCAACCAGGTGGTGCGGCCCATCAAGATCATCGCCGCCCTGGATGCCAGCCAGTCCATGAACGTGAGCGACCCGGACGGCACCCGGGCCACCGCGCTGGTGCAGCTCATCGACAGCCTGCCCAAGGATGATGAGGTGTACCTGGCGGTGATGGTGTTCGCCGGCAGCACCTCGGCCTATCTCACCCAGTCGGGTGCGCCGCCCACGGTGGAGGATGGCTTCGTGCGCGTGTCCGAGCTGGACAACAACAAGCGCCTCAACCTCGTCCAGCGGTTGCTCACCTACCGCAACCCGGACACCTCGCCCAACCGCGACGCCACCGACTTCGTGAAGCCGCTGGCGGACATCTACACGCTCATCAACCGGGACATCTCCCGCAGCCGCCTGGAGCCCGGTGGCGCGCAGGCGCTGGCCCAGGCGCGCTACTCCGTCATCTTCCTCTCCGATGGCAGGCCCACGACGGATCAGGACAGGGATCTGCTGCAAGGGGACGCCGTGGTGCGCATCCGCCAGCTCAAGGACTTGGTGGAGGACGTGCGCGTCAACACGGTGCACGTGTTCCAGCCCCTCCAGCCGGTCAGCACGGTGTGCGAGCTCCTGCCCGATGGCACCGCGGGAGATGGCGGCTGCCCCATGCTCCTCATCAACCAGAACGCGGAGCGGCTGGCGACGATGGCGGCGCTGGGCGGCGGCAACTTCCGCGACTTCCGCAACGACGAGCCCATCAACTTCCTGGACTTCCGCTTCGGCCAGGTGCGGCGCTCCTTCCTCCTCAAGGAACTGGTGGCCTCCAACTTCTCCGCGCCCTCGGGCAGTCCCCTGGGCGAGGCGGACACGGATGGTGACGGGCTCACCGACGCGCGCGAGGCCGAGGTGCGCACCGACATCGCGAAGGCGGACACCGACGGAGATGGCTTCAGCGACGGTGTGGAGGTCCACTTCCGGGCGCTGGGTGTGGACTTCAACCCGCTCGGTTACGCCCGGCCGGATGGTGGCGGGTTGGACCCGGGCTGTCCGCCCTCGCTGCGCGGCGTGGACTCGGACTGCGACGGACTGCTGGATTGTGACGAGCAGTTCATCGGCACCAACTCCGAGCGTGTGGACAGCGACAGGGACGGCATCCCGGACGGGGTGGAGTGGCTCGGCGGCACGCAGGGCGCGAGCAACGACCTGGAACAGGACCCGGACAACGACGGTGTGGTGAGCCGCTCCGAGCTGCGCATGCACACGAGCCCGGTGGACGTGGACACCGCGAACCTGTCCACGGACGGCTACCGCTACACGATGAAGGCGGCGGGGCCTCCGGACGACCTGGGCCGCCAGTGCTACGACTTCCGCGTGGACAACGTGCTGCTGGCTCCCACGCAGGGCGACACGGACGATGCGGGCACGGTGCTGCGCGGCGCGGGCTACAACGACCTCTACCTGTCCGCCGCCATGATTCCCGCGGATGACCCCACCGCGCGGACGATGGTGCGCCACTTCCGCTTCCAGGGGGCGCGCTACCCGCTGGGCGGCATCAAGTCCCCCGTGGACGGCGTCATCCGCGTCACCCCCGAGGACTTCGTCGACGGCTGCCCCGGCCGTCCCGTTCCCACCACGCCCTGA